Proteins from one Microbacterium sp. Root553 genomic window:
- a CDS encoding ROK family transcriptional regulator yields MARPLAGPQGLLRTLNGRAILETLARRGPLTRTELMTETGLSRTAVTQVLRMLESATAVAPAGVDRETRGPAAGRVALHPQLGVAAAVHVDVHAAHVVLVDPTGAVRAENHAPFPIRGDRVDHIAGLVDACRRAVGATVQLAVVGIPGIVTADGGIRDDQGPDGGAFKNALSTRLGCPVRVENDVNLAALAELTSGTGADLDSFALLLLDEGLGAGIVIDGRLHRGFSGVAGEVMYLPQTPVPIGAPVLGDDVVRDLALAHGRDPELTIDQHLDAASDGDGGALAMATEMGRRLTLIAGTIALVLDPQAFILSGSAAHPAMVDATARAAEDLAPRLPLSILASSFGPEAPLVGAVGEAAAALRATVFSRLLPGSERSRR; encoded by the coding sequence ATGGCACGACCGCTCGCAGGTCCGCAGGGCCTGCTGCGCACGCTCAACGGGCGTGCGATCCTCGAGACGCTCGCGCGTCGGGGGCCACTGACCCGCACCGAGCTGATGACCGAGACGGGGCTGTCGCGCACCGCGGTGACCCAGGTGCTGCGGATGCTCGAGAGTGCGACCGCGGTCGCACCGGCCGGCGTGGATCGCGAGACCCGGGGACCCGCTGCCGGACGCGTCGCTCTGCATCCGCAGCTCGGGGTCGCCGCCGCGGTGCACGTCGACGTCCATGCCGCGCACGTCGTGCTCGTCGATCCCACCGGTGCGGTGCGCGCCGAGAACCACGCGCCCTTCCCGATCCGTGGCGACCGGGTGGATCACATCGCCGGACTCGTGGACGCGTGCCGTCGTGCGGTGGGTGCGACCGTGCAGCTGGCGGTCGTCGGGATCCCGGGGATCGTCACCGCCGACGGCGGCATCCGTGACGATCAGGGTCCCGACGGGGGCGCCTTCAAGAACGCGCTGTCCACCAGGCTCGGGTGCCCGGTGCGTGTCGAGAACGACGTCAATCTGGCCGCTCTCGCCGAGCTGACTTCGGGCACCGGTGCCGACCTCGACAGTTTCGCCCTGCTGCTGCTCGACGAGGGGCTCGGAGCCGGGATCGTCATCGACGGCCGGCTGCACCGCGGCTTCTCGGGGGTGGCGGGCGAGGTCATGTACCTGCCGCAGACCCCGGTGCCGATCGGCGCCCCCGTGCTCGGCGACGACGTGGTGCGCGATCTCGCCCTCGCTCACGGGCGCGACCCCGAGCTGACGATCGATCAGCACCTCGACGCCGCGAGCGACGGCGACGGGGGAGCGCTCGCGATGGCGACCGAGATGGGCCGACGGCTCACACTGATCGCCGGGACGATCGCGCTCGTGCTCGATCCCCAGGCGTTCATCCTCAGCGGATCCGCCGCGCATCCCGCGATGGTCGACGCGACCGCGAGGGCCGCCGAGGACCTCGCCCCGCGGCTGCCGCTGAGCATCCTCGCCTCGTCGTTCGGGCCGGAGGCCCCGCTCGTCGGTGCCGTCGGCGAAGCGGCCGCGGCGCTGCGGGCGACGGTCTTCTCCCGCCTTCTTCCCGGATCAGAGCGGAGCCGCCGGTGA